The following coding sequences are from one Venturia canescens isolate UGA chromosome 5, ASM1945775v1, whole genome shotgun sequence window:
- the LOC122410918 gene encoding nuclear receptor coactivator 2-like isoform X4, whose amino-acid sequence MSISAAENAGPGPGDLQDPLWVKMSAITGNNTKKRKKSDAKPQSQISSNKCLNEKRRRTLENTFIDEIEELITATDMSSGKTDKCQILQRAVDKIRHICEQEGSNSHAVQQGEVSSSNPNILSNDQVGPIVLEALDGFLFVVSAEGRIEYVTDNIKQYINYSKDDVFGKDIYNIIHHGDHQAFVESLPMLLGWTCDPQPQTRKGSFNCRFLVKPDDKDETMEQKQQRVSQYETMQICSALLPINTNRLESGDVSSESSDIGPCVMCVARRISSNEKPVGATIEQFSVKSDISGKIIAVDNNGLSTSYSKYLNEDLVGTTIQDLCHPHDLSKLTAHLKGTTQTGEGTSSMYRLRMCSDKFLNVQTKSRLFKGNGMNESDFVMSAYSIVGDNDLTASEGGQLSNNKMCSGHSSNRCASNSNNNNGNNNNNVGGPLMSIGHVNGQVSGLSGGRSGGVGITSSCTTSSSVSVVGGGGCVGSSGGGNGAGTTNSTISFGSVDNSNNSIGSLIPNNQYNQFTSGMDLGFELFPSSTWDLAGSSNAWPTNDNRPESRDSGCGGQTISRPPSQPNVQTPSPQGTYSSSNTAIIPSHRSPMRPYSPSINVNVATHNFSNSFPFSPLQESQSGMSNTSVPIVNANGANPAGAAVLPGSSGPSSVPGPPNPTGNGLPGTSTSASNSIIPGNNIVGPSTSKRHEDNKNSNNSSTPMNIHGNVSHDVNNPTSHSSQACHETQNSVVPTESGRLRNLLTKRTSVSDDNQDTSNNDNDNQNEHRILKILLNQPDEDDYHSEHSNKLRTSPSNLNKSNVEHPKPSLGNNMLLQLLNEKNDEDEDARAGLKKQHELLQQLLKDPDEERKMQEQRESRDDDPLLRSLGFRAATPSPSQSGDHPHPATSQVGQKRPGEDGNMNMAVKRPMDGSHQVSSSGTGASSTVTSKLWEKNKMLASLLAKQPSQPATIPPIPASVISATPQDKLPRVVDRLKQQQPWSGGSMQPIVSNATTTTATSARTPLQNQTRQLPRQATYLNHMLSQQQRPQMGQMDTEFSGSGDYRPAGMDPNSWDNQSSDPDLSDILDQVIEFVPDEAIAESSAIANLLDAIESPPMNEKMAINAIQKSLMLCETAVNPTSSTITMPGTPPAYSTALGNTSVTTSHNYQPPPMYQQQSRVRFNAQPGIRQNAAQFTQHQQQRAKLLQQQQQQQQQQLKQRLLQQQQQQQLLIPSNATAPDQIASGIHNIDSLLNNTVAPNVSLQRSNVPDSQVSPGYGGSVQMPSGHRLSHSYSHPATLPQHPVVNNNFNSGQQVSAAAARLSPHSPAAMMSFSHPQPLSPRVSQGNYGNSPRMFNVNQTRQQQPAQQQLQQQQRSMPSPGTPASARQSPFPAESFPPPASPTASQFPPVPNPNAANPTAQYRLQRASSTPTATTQLPGGIGSPRHYGGGVNKDQPLLSPSHQHGGCQPTANHNQQNPANSQHYTNQQHTSMLYHTSANSINNHDVQNNQFCYDRTSISMYGTGPGDPQDARSMPPSNTTGHQMGGNTSSTGSMTSEFVRQELRAVVGARTQQRVPNNLQNNLTGQVTQDDLEALGLPFEMSSAGEAVVSDGPAKSWAIGSAGSAPSSSRTTMEEAVRGDPKSSLLQKLLSE is encoded by the exons ATTCGGCACATATGCGAACAAGAGGGCTCCAATAGTCATGCTGTTCAACAGGGAGAAGTTTCCTCCTCAAATCCGAACATATTGTCCAACGATCAAGTTGGCCCGATTGTGCTCGAG GCGTTAGATGGCTTTCTGTTTGTCGTTAGCGCCGAGGGCCGCATCGAATACGTTACGGATAATATAAAgcagtatataaattattcTAAGGACGATGTTTTCGGAAAGgatatttataatattattcATCATGGGGATCACCAAGCCTTCGTGGAGAGCCTGCCGATGTTATTAG gtTGGACCTGCGATCCCCAGCCACAAACGAGAAAAGGGAGCTTCAATTGTCGCTTTCTCGTCAAGCCCGATGATAAGGACGAGACTATGGAACAGAAGCAACAGCGCGTATCTCAGTACGAAACAATGCAAATATGCTCTGCCCTGTTACCAATAAATACTAATCGTCTTGAAAGCGGTGATGTGTCATCGGAATCGTCGGACATTGGTCCTTGCGTAATGTGCGTTGCACGAAGGATATCCAGCAACGAAAAACCAGTTGGCGCTACCATCGAACAGTTTTCCGTTAAATCGGACATCAGCGGGAAAATAATAGCGGTCGATAATAATGGACTGTCTACTTCTTACTCAAAGTACCTAAACGAG gACCTGGTTGGAACAACAATACAGGACTTGTGTCATCCGCATGATCTCAGTAAATTAACTGCTCATTTGAAGGGCACGACACAGACCGGTGAGGGGACGAGTTCCATGTATCGGTTGCGCATGTGCTCTGACAAGTTCCTTAACGTCCAAACAAAGTCAAGACTTTTCAAAGGAAATGGCATGAACGAATCGGATTTTGTGATGTCCGCCTATTCGATTGTCGG GGACAATGACTTAACGGCTAGCGAGGGTGGTCAGCTTTCCAACAACAAAATGTGCTCGGGACACTCTAGTAACCGTTGTGCGAGCAATAGTAATAACAATAATGgtaacaataacaataacgTGGGTGGGCCGTTGATGTCGATCGGTCATGTAAACGGTCAAGTGAGTGGTTTAAGTGGTGGCCGGAGTGGCGGCGTCGGGATAACGTCCTCGTGCACAACGTCGTCGAGCGTGTCTGTCGTTGGCGGGGGTGGTTGCGTTGGATCATCCGGCGGCGGTAACGGGGCTGGTACGACAAacagtacaatttcgtttgGTAGCGTCGACAATTCGAACAATTCAATTGGTTCGTTGATTCCGAACAATCAGTACAACCAGTTTACGAGTGGCATGGATCTGGGGTTTGAGCTTTTTCCAAGTTCCACGTGGGACTTGGCCGGTAGCAGCAACGCCTGGCCTACCAATGATAATAGGCCAGAATCGAGAGATAGCGGTTGCGGTGGTCAAACGATATCCCGACCACCTTCCCAACCAAACGTACAAACTCCGAGCCCGCAGGGAACGTACTCTTCTTCGAATACGGCCATCATACCGTCTCATCGAAGCCCCATGCGTCCATACAGCCCATCTATCAACGTCAACGTTGCCACTCACAACTTCAGTAATTCGTTCCCATTCAGTCCTCTTCAGGAATCGCAAAGCGGAATGTCCAACACGAGCGTTCCCATCGTCAACGCAAACGGTGCGAATCCCGCTGGCGCCGCCGTTCTTCCTGGATCCAGTGGACCGTCCTCGGTTCCCGGGCCTCCGAATCCCACCGGGAATGGACTACCCGGAACATCGACCTCCGCCAGCAATTCCATCATCCCTGGCAACAACATCGTTGGACCGTCGACCAGCAAAAGGCACGAggacaacaaaaattccaacaaCTCATCCACCCCCATGAACATTCATGGTAACGTCAGCCACGACGTCAATAATCCAACGAGCCATTCGTCCCAAGCCTGCCATGAAACTCAAAACAGTGTTGTGCCCACGGAATCTGGTAGACTGAGAAACTTGCTCACCAAAAGAACAAGTGTCAGTGACGATAATCAGGACACCTCCAACAACGATAATGATAATCAAAACGAACACAGGAtactaaaaattttgttgaatcaaCCGGACGAGGATGATTATCATTCGGAACATAGCAACAAGCTTCGGACCAGCCCGAGCAATCTCAACAAAAGTAACGTCGAGCATCCGAAACCTTCCCTCGGCAACAATATGCTTTTACAG TtattgaatgagaaaaatgacgaggacgaagacgctCGAGCCGGTTTGAAGAAGCAGCACGAACTTCTTCAACAATTACTCAAGGATCCtgacgaggagagaaaaatgcaGGAACAACGAGAG AGTCGAGACGACGATCCTCTACTTCGGAGCCTTGGATTCCGCGCTGCTACGCCATCCCCCTCCCAATCCGGCGATCATCCGCATCCAGCTACTTCGCAAGTCGGTCAAAAAAGGCCCGGTGAAGATGGCAATATGAATATGGCCGTTAAACGACCCATGGATGGATCGCATCAAGTATCCTCTTCCGGAACCGGAGCCTCTAGTACCGTTACTAGCAAATtgtgggagaaaaataaaatgttggcATCGCTGCTGGCCAAACAGCCATCCCAGCCAGCGACTATTCCGCCAATACCCGCGTCTGTGATATCGGCAACTCCACAG gataAGCTGCCTCGCGTTGTCGACCGATTGAAGCAGCAACAGCCATGGTCGGGTGGTAGTATGCAACCGATTGTCAGCAACGCGACAACGACAACCGCGACCTCGGCGCGTACGCCTTTACAAAACCAAACGAGACAACTACCTCGTCAAGCAACCTACCTCAATCACATGCTAAGTCAA CAACAAAGGCCCCAAATGGGACAAATGGATACAGAATTTAGCGGTAGCGGCGATTACCGTCCTGCCGGAATGGACCCAAACTCGTGGGACAATCAGTCGTCAGATCCAGATCTGTCGGACATTTTGGATCAGGTTATAGAATTTGTTCCGGACGAAGCTATCGCGG AATCGTCCGCAATAGCGAATCTATTGGATGCTATTGAATCGCCACccatgaacgaaaaaatggctATTAATGCCATACAAAAGTCATTGATGTTATGCGAGACTGCAGTGAATCCAACGTCTTCCACGATCACGATGCCTGGTACACCTCCGGCTTATTCGACAGCG CTGGGTAATACGTCAGTCACAACGAGTCACAACTACCAACCACCACCAATGTATCAACAACAATCGAGGGTCAGATTCAACGCCCAGCCAGGAATACGACAAAATGCTGCACAGTTCACTCAGCATCAGCAACAACGAGCCAAACTTttgcaacaacagcaacaacaacaacagcagcaattAAAACAGAGGCTTttgcagcaacagcagcaacaacaattaCTCATACCATCCAATGCAACAGCCCCAGACCAAATAGCATCGGGTATCCATAATATCGATAGCTTACTTAATAACACCGTGGCACCAAATGTTTCGCTTCAG CGCTCCAATGTACCAGATTCTCAAGTCTCGCCGGGCTACGGGGGATCCGTCCAGATGCCTTCGGGCCACCGCCTTTCACACTCATATTCCCATCCGGCAACGTTACCGCAAca CCCGGTCGTTAATAACAATTTCAACAGCGGTCAACAAGTCTCGGCAGCTGCAGCGCGGCTGTCCCCACATTCTCCCGCTGCTATGATGTCGTTTTCTCATCCTCAACCGCTATCACCTCGAGTTTCACAA GGCAATTACGGAAATAGTCCGCGGATGTTCAACGTGAATCAAACGAGGCAGCAGCAGCCGGCGCAACAGCAGCTTCAACAGCAGCAAAGATCGATGCCGTCGCCAGGTACACCGGCATCGGCACGCCAATCCCCATTTCCGGCTGAATCTTTCCCCCCACCGGCATCGCCAACGGCTAGCCAATTCCCGCCTGTTCCTAATCCAAATGCCGCCAATCCCACAGCTCAGTATCGTCTTCAGCGAGCCTCTTCGACACCTACCGCAACGACCCAGTTACCAG GTGGTATTGGATCACCGAGACATTACGGAGGTGGTGTTAACAAGGATCAACCACTATTATCACCTAGTCATCAACACGGCGGTTGTCAACCAACGGCAAATCACAATCAACAGAATCCAGCGAACAGCCAACATTACACAAACCAACAACACACCTCAATGCTTTATCACACGAGTGCAAACAGTATCAACAATCATGATGTACAGAACAATCAGTTTTGTTACGATCGTACATCGATATCGATGTACGGTACGGGACCGGGAGATCCTCAGGACGCGAGATCAATGCCTCCTAGTAATACCACCGGTCACCAAATGGGTG GTAATACGAGCAGCACGGGCAGCATGACTTCCGAATTCGTTAGGCAAGAATTGAGGGCTGTTGTTGGAGCGCGAACGCAACAGAGGGTGCCGAATAATTTGCAAAATAATCTCACCGGTCAAGTTACTCAGGACGATCTTGAAGCTCTTGGTTTGCCGTTTGAGATGTCTTCGGCAG GTGAGGCTGTGGTTAGCGATGGCCCTGCCAAGAGTTGGGCCATTGGGAGTGCCGGAAGTGCCCCCTCCTCCTCCAGG ACTACTATGGAGGAGGCGGTACGAGGTGATCCAAAGTCATCCCTTCTGCAGAAGTTACTGTCCGAGTGA
- the LOC122410918 gene encoding nuclear receptor coactivator 2-like isoform X3: protein MSISAAENAGPGPGDLQDPLWVKMSAITGNNTKKRKKSDAKPQSQISSNKCLNEKRRRTLENTFIDEIEELITATDMSSGKTDKCQILQRAVDKIRHICEQEGSNSHAVQQGEVSSSNPNILSNDQVGPIVLEALDGFLFVVSAEGRIEYVTDNIKQYINYSKDDVFGKDIYNIIHHGDHQAFVESLPMLLGWTCDPQPQTRKGSFNCRFLVKPDDKDETMEQKQQRVSQYETMQICSALLPINTNRLESGDVSSESSDIGPCVMCVARRISSNEKPVGATIEQFSVKSDISGKIIAVDNNGLSTSYSKYLNEDLVGTTIQDLCHPHDLSKLTAHLKGTTQTGEGTSSMYRLRMCSDKFLNVQTKSRLFKGNGMNESDFVMSAYSIVGDNDLTASEGGQLSNNKMCSGHSSNRCASNSNNNNGNNNNNVGGPLMSIGHVNGQVSGLSGGRSGGVGITSSCTTSSSVSVVGGGGCVGSSGGGNGAGTTNSTISFGSVDNSNNSIGSLIPNNQYNQFTSGMDLGFELFPSSTWDLAGSSNAWPTNDNRPESRDSGCGGQTISRPPSQPNVQTPSPQGTYSSSNTAIIPSHRSPMRPYSPSINVNVATHNFSNSFPFSPLQESQSGMSNTSVPIVNANGANPAGAAVLPGSSGPSSVPGPPNPTGNGLPGTSTSASNSIIPGNNIVGPSTSKRHEDNKNSNNSSTPMNIHGNVSHDVNNPTSHSSQACHETQNSVVPTESGRLRNLLTKRTSVSDDNQDTSNNDNDNQNEHRILKILLNQPDEDDYHSEHSNKLRTSPSNLNKSNVEHPKPSLGNNMLLQLLNEKNDEDEDARAGLKKQHELLQQLLKDPDEERKMQEQRESRDDDPLLRSLGFRAATPSPSQSGDHPHPATSQVGQKRPGEDGNMNMAVKRPMDGSHQVSSSGTGASSTVTSKLWEKNKMLASLLAKQPSQPATIPPIPASVISATPQDKLPRVVDRLKQQQPWSGGSMQPIVSNATTTTATSARTPLQNQTRQLPRQATYLNHMLSQQQRPQMGQMDTEFSGSGDYRPAGMDPNSWDNQSSDPDLSDILDQVIEFVPDEAIAASRLTESSAIANLLDAIESPPMNEKMAINAIQKSLMLCETAVNPTSSTITMPGTPPAYSTALGNTSVTTSHNYQPPPMYQQQSRVRFNAQPGIRQNAAQFTQHQQQRAKLLQQQQQQQQQQLKQRLLQQQQQQQLLIPSNATAPDQIASGIHNIDSLLNNTVAPNVSLQRSNVPDSQVSPGYGGSVQMPSGHRLSHSYSHPATLPQHPVVNNNFNSGQQVSAAAARLSPHSPAAMMSFSHPQPLSPRVSQGNYGNSPRMFNVNQTRQQQPAQQQLQQQQRSMPSPGTPASARQSPFPAESFPPPASPTASQFPPVPNPNAANPTAQYRLQRASSTPTATTQLPGGIGSPRHYGGGVNKDQPLLSPSHQHGGCQPTANHNQQNPANSQHYTNQQHTSMLYHTSANSINNHDVQNNQFCYDRTSISMYGTGPGDPQDARSMPPSNTTGHQMGGNTSSTGSMTSEFVRQELRAVVGARTQQRVPNNLQNNLTGQVTQDDLEALGLPFEMSSAGEAVVSDGPAKSWAIGSAGSAPSSSRTTMEEAVRGDPKSSLLQKLLSE from the exons ATTCGGCACATATGCGAACAAGAGGGCTCCAATAGTCATGCTGTTCAACAGGGAGAAGTTTCCTCCTCAAATCCGAACATATTGTCCAACGATCAAGTTGGCCCGATTGTGCTCGAG GCGTTAGATGGCTTTCTGTTTGTCGTTAGCGCCGAGGGCCGCATCGAATACGTTACGGATAATATAAAgcagtatataaattattcTAAGGACGATGTTTTCGGAAAGgatatttataatattattcATCATGGGGATCACCAAGCCTTCGTGGAGAGCCTGCCGATGTTATTAG gtTGGACCTGCGATCCCCAGCCACAAACGAGAAAAGGGAGCTTCAATTGTCGCTTTCTCGTCAAGCCCGATGATAAGGACGAGACTATGGAACAGAAGCAACAGCGCGTATCTCAGTACGAAACAATGCAAATATGCTCTGCCCTGTTACCAATAAATACTAATCGTCTTGAAAGCGGTGATGTGTCATCGGAATCGTCGGACATTGGTCCTTGCGTAATGTGCGTTGCACGAAGGATATCCAGCAACGAAAAACCAGTTGGCGCTACCATCGAACAGTTTTCCGTTAAATCGGACATCAGCGGGAAAATAATAGCGGTCGATAATAATGGACTGTCTACTTCTTACTCAAAGTACCTAAACGAG gACCTGGTTGGAACAACAATACAGGACTTGTGTCATCCGCATGATCTCAGTAAATTAACTGCTCATTTGAAGGGCACGACACAGACCGGTGAGGGGACGAGTTCCATGTATCGGTTGCGCATGTGCTCTGACAAGTTCCTTAACGTCCAAACAAAGTCAAGACTTTTCAAAGGAAATGGCATGAACGAATCGGATTTTGTGATGTCCGCCTATTCGATTGTCGG GGACAATGACTTAACGGCTAGCGAGGGTGGTCAGCTTTCCAACAACAAAATGTGCTCGGGACACTCTAGTAACCGTTGTGCGAGCAATAGTAATAACAATAATGgtaacaataacaataacgTGGGTGGGCCGTTGATGTCGATCGGTCATGTAAACGGTCAAGTGAGTGGTTTAAGTGGTGGCCGGAGTGGCGGCGTCGGGATAACGTCCTCGTGCACAACGTCGTCGAGCGTGTCTGTCGTTGGCGGGGGTGGTTGCGTTGGATCATCCGGCGGCGGTAACGGGGCTGGTACGACAAacagtacaatttcgtttgGTAGCGTCGACAATTCGAACAATTCAATTGGTTCGTTGATTCCGAACAATCAGTACAACCAGTTTACGAGTGGCATGGATCTGGGGTTTGAGCTTTTTCCAAGTTCCACGTGGGACTTGGCCGGTAGCAGCAACGCCTGGCCTACCAATGATAATAGGCCAGAATCGAGAGATAGCGGTTGCGGTGGTCAAACGATATCCCGACCACCTTCCCAACCAAACGTACAAACTCCGAGCCCGCAGGGAACGTACTCTTCTTCGAATACGGCCATCATACCGTCTCATCGAAGCCCCATGCGTCCATACAGCCCATCTATCAACGTCAACGTTGCCACTCACAACTTCAGTAATTCGTTCCCATTCAGTCCTCTTCAGGAATCGCAAAGCGGAATGTCCAACACGAGCGTTCCCATCGTCAACGCAAACGGTGCGAATCCCGCTGGCGCCGCCGTTCTTCCTGGATCCAGTGGACCGTCCTCGGTTCCCGGGCCTCCGAATCCCACCGGGAATGGACTACCCGGAACATCGACCTCCGCCAGCAATTCCATCATCCCTGGCAACAACATCGTTGGACCGTCGACCAGCAAAAGGCACGAggacaacaaaaattccaacaaCTCATCCACCCCCATGAACATTCATGGTAACGTCAGCCACGACGTCAATAATCCAACGAGCCATTCGTCCCAAGCCTGCCATGAAACTCAAAACAGTGTTGTGCCCACGGAATCTGGTAGACTGAGAAACTTGCTCACCAAAAGAACAAGTGTCAGTGACGATAATCAGGACACCTCCAACAACGATAATGATAATCAAAACGAACACAGGAtactaaaaattttgttgaatcaaCCGGACGAGGATGATTATCATTCGGAACATAGCAACAAGCTTCGGACCAGCCCGAGCAATCTCAACAAAAGTAACGTCGAGCATCCGAAACCTTCCCTCGGCAACAATATGCTTTTACAG TtattgaatgagaaaaatgacgaggacgaagacgctCGAGCCGGTTTGAAGAAGCAGCACGAACTTCTTCAACAATTACTCAAGGATCCtgacgaggagagaaaaatgcaGGAACAACGAGAG AGTCGAGACGACGATCCTCTACTTCGGAGCCTTGGATTCCGCGCTGCTACGCCATCCCCCTCCCAATCCGGCGATCATCCGCATCCAGCTACTTCGCAAGTCGGTCAAAAAAGGCCCGGTGAAGATGGCAATATGAATATGGCCGTTAAACGACCCATGGATGGATCGCATCAAGTATCCTCTTCCGGAACCGGAGCCTCTAGTACCGTTACTAGCAAATtgtgggagaaaaataaaatgttggcATCGCTGCTGGCCAAACAGCCATCCCAGCCAGCGACTATTCCGCCAATACCCGCGTCTGTGATATCGGCAACTCCACAG gataAGCTGCCTCGCGTTGTCGACCGATTGAAGCAGCAACAGCCATGGTCGGGTGGTAGTATGCAACCGATTGTCAGCAACGCGACAACGACAACCGCGACCTCGGCGCGTACGCCTTTACAAAACCAAACGAGACAACTACCTCGTCAAGCAACCTACCTCAATCACATGCTAAGTCAA CAACAAAGGCCCCAAATGGGACAAATGGATACAGAATTTAGCGGTAGCGGCGATTACCGTCCTGCCGGAATGGACCCAAACTCGTGGGACAATCAGTCGTCAGATCCAGATCTGTCGGACATTTTGGATCAGGTTATAGAATTTGTTCCGGACGAAGCTATCGCGG CGTCTCGTTTGACAGAATCGTCCGCAATAGCGAATCTATTGGATGCTATTGAATCGCCACccatgaacgaaaaaatggctATTAATGCCATACAAAAGTCATTGATGTTATGCGAGACTGCAGTGAATCCAACGTCTTCCACGATCACGATGCCTGGTACACCTCCGGCTTATTCGACAGCG CTGGGTAATACGTCAGTCACAACGAGTCACAACTACCAACCACCACCAATGTATCAACAACAATCGAGGGTCAGATTCAACGCCCAGCCAGGAATACGACAAAATGCTGCACAGTTCACTCAGCATCAGCAACAACGAGCCAAACTTttgcaacaacagcaacaacaacaacagcagcaattAAAACAGAGGCTTttgcagcaacagcagcaacaacaattaCTCATACCATCCAATGCAACAGCCCCAGACCAAATAGCATCGGGTATCCATAATATCGATAGCTTACTTAATAACACCGTGGCACCAAATGTTTCGCTTCAG CGCTCCAATGTACCAGATTCTCAAGTCTCGCCGGGCTACGGGGGATCCGTCCAGATGCCTTCGGGCCACCGCCTTTCACACTCATATTCCCATCCGGCAACGTTACCGCAAca CCCGGTCGTTAATAACAATTTCAACAGCGGTCAACAAGTCTCGGCAGCTGCAGCGCGGCTGTCCCCACATTCTCCCGCTGCTATGATGTCGTTTTCTCATCCTCAACCGCTATCACCTCGAGTTTCACAA GGCAATTACGGAAATAGTCCGCGGATGTTCAACGTGAATCAAACGAGGCAGCAGCAGCCGGCGCAACAGCAGCTTCAACAGCAGCAAAGATCGATGCCGTCGCCAGGTACACCGGCATCGGCACGCCAATCCCCATTTCCGGCTGAATCTTTCCCCCCACCGGCATCGCCAACGGCTAGCCAATTCCCGCCTGTTCCTAATCCAAATGCCGCCAATCCCACAGCTCAGTATCGTCTTCAGCGAGCCTCTTCGACACCTACCGCAACGACCCAGTTACCAG GTGGTATTGGATCACCGAGACATTACGGAGGTGGTGTTAACAAGGATCAACCACTATTATCACCTAGTCATCAACACGGCGGTTGTCAACCAACGGCAAATCACAATCAACAGAATCCAGCGAACAGCCAACATTACACAAACCAACAACACACCTCAATGCTTTATCACACGAGTGCAAACAGTATCAACAATCATGATGTACAGAACAATCAGTTTTGTTACGATCGTACATCGATATCGATGTACGGTACGGGACCGGGAGATCCTCAGGACGCGAGATCAATGCCTCCTAGTAATACCACCGGTCACCAAATGGGTG GTAATACGAGCAGCACGGGCAGCATGACTTCCGAATTCGTTAGGCAAGAATTGAGGGCTGTTGTTGGAGCGCGAACGCAACAGAGGGTGCCGAATAATTTGCAAAATAATCTCACCGGTCAAGTTACTCAGGACGATCTTGAAGCTCTTGGTTTGCCGTTTGAGATGTCTTCGGCAG GTGAGGCTGTGGTTAGCGATGGCCCTGCCAAGAGTTGGGCCATTGGGAGTGCCGGAAGTGCCCCCTCCTCCTCCAGG ACTACTATGGAGGAGGCGGTACGAGGTGATCCAAAGTCATCCCTTCTGCAGAAGTTACTGTCCGAGTGA